Proteins encoded by one window of Anopheles maculipalpis chromosome 2RL, idAnoMacuDA_375_x, whole genome shotgun sequence:
- the LOC126567797 gene encoding toll-like receptor Tollo, translating to MFFESSLESTTTPGNFLGNLHGLLRLSIDYCKIKYIPAHAFANMKVLRSLALSTHNVDWSVMNLELHPDSFRGLSELKEMHLADNNIWSLPGEVFCPLQKLRVLNLTGNRLSDLTQLMLSDWGNGPTEPGRACNTGLEVLDLSGNDLTLLPDNGLTALRSLNALHLQRNLLKEIADRAFVGLGTLEILDLSDNKLTALTPELFVSSRKIRQVYLQNNSLSVLAPGVFEGLDRLETLDLSRNQLTSTWVKRDTFAGQVRLVVLNLGHNQLSKVDQHVFKGLYSLQILNLEHNAIELLADGAFSDLKNLHALFLSHNRLRQIEPYHFSELYVLNQLILESNQIAYIHERAFENLTHLHDLSLNDNRLEEIPSGMKSLKFLQSLDLGKNQIAEINNSSFEGLEELMGLRLVDNQISEISRDTFFALSTIHVLNLASNRIRHIDQSAFSSNPTLRAIRLDNNELEDVSGVFTSLSSLVYLNISDNNIGWFDYSHYPQSLEWLDIHKNNITELGNRYDVGNWFLLKMLDVSHNKLRQINASSFPRNIETILMNNNQIEEIAPETFTGKESIVKVVLYGNRLRRIEMAALALTPWPDTRVLPEFYLGDNLIHCDCTMEWLQRINELAYLRQYPQVKDLDSVHCSMEHGRGEQRRPLMTMRASEFLCRYEGHCFATCHCCDFDACDCKMTCPDRCRCYHDTAWESNIVDCGSAGLSLVPAKIPMDATDIYLDGNNLGALGSHVFIGKKKLKSLYLNGSRIESLNNKTFAGIPALEVLHLEQNGLEQLSGAEFEQLRELKELYLHRNSLATVGNRSFYYQKSLEVLTIADNKLTGLKPWEFFPLPSGGSEGAYRSVSLEGNGLECSCELMPKLLDWLERMYRSNGTAGGSEENAESSEVASWGEFRCSGGKPLSDVMKECEGQRPAVVPVATATVQRTIINDDFIDYLPLLIAVLAGLVLTIMLVALVVLFRQDVCLWAHSRYGVRLCKDPLSALERCEDSEKLYDGYLVYSAADADLVTSQIGQELEHHGYGMCLHYRDVHGGAGFLLDTMQSAADASRKIVLFVSVKFLQLEWSQPEFQASLQSVLELIRPSRRKQRLVLITSVPSSMLAMDPIMDILARTCTVIAWDDRRFWDKLRFAMPDLGRDGAAVNKASHRKNINIRYTPAPTNNLMVVGGIGASAPTATWPKRLNSEVSIQQQQQQQQQQQQHSHHQQPYPVPHPRSIGGAPHSTYTTEDEEPSTAGSSPQYEAPTHPGGAPAGGMYHHHHQHPGIVQYQQQQQQQHSGGSTPLPQTMPHPQHHHHHHHPHGQSHHHHHHHHHPSGTGTGPHAYHSGGAAGNFSSSNTLGHVYSTIPEPQYMVDQQQQQQSQQQQVRTVGPGPDGSNRPYFV from the coding sequence ATGTTCTTCGAAAGTTCCTTAGAGTCGACGACGACGCCCGGCAACTTTTTGGGCAATCTGCACGGCCTTCTCCGGCTGTCGATTGATTACTGTAAGATCAAGTACATACCGGCGCACGCGTTCGCCAACATGAAGGTGCTGAGGAGTCTCGCGCTCAGCACGCACAACGTCGACTGGTCGGTGATGAATCTCGAGCTCCATCCGGACAGCTTCCGGGGGCTGTCCGAGCTGAAGGAGATGCATCTGGCCGACAACAACATCTGGAGTTTACCGGGGGAAGTGTTTTGTCCGTTGCAGAAACTGCGTGTCCTCAACCTGACCGGCAATCGGTTAAGTGATCTTACACAGCTGATGCTGTCCGATTGGGGCAATGGTCCGACGGAACCGGGTCGCGCGTGTAACACCGGGCTGGAGGTGTTGGATCTTTCCGGCAACGATCTTACCCTGCTGCCGGACAATGGTCTAACTGCGTTGCGTTCGTTAAACGCGCTTCATCTGCAGCGCAACTTGCTGAAGGAGATCGCTGACCGTGCGTTCGTTGGTTTGGGGACGCTCGAGATATTGGATCTTTCGGACAACAAGCTAACGGCGCTTACGCCGGAACTGTTCGTATCGTCGCGCAAAATTCGGCAGGTGTATCTGCAGAACAACTCTCTGTCCGTACTAGCACCGGGTGTGTTTGAAGGATTAGATCGACTAGAAACGCTAGATCTGTCGCGCAACCAGCTAACGTCGACGTGGGTCAAGCGCGACACGTTTGCCGGCCAGGTGCGGTTGGTCGTACTGAACCTTGGTCACAATCAACTATCGAAGGTGGATCAGCACGTGTTCAAGGGTCTGTACAGCTTGCAGATCTTGAACCTCGAGCACAACGCCATCGAATTGTTGGCCGATGGAGCTTTTAGTGATTTGAAGAACCTGCACGCACTCTTCCTATCGCACAATCGGTTGCGCCAGATCGAACCGTACCACTTCAGTGAGCTGTATGTGCTGAATCAGCTGATTCTGGAGTCGAATCAGATCGCTTACATCCACGAACGGGCGTTCGAGAATCTTACACATCTGCACGATCTTAGCCTGAACGATAACCGGCTGGAGGAGATCCCGTCCGGGATGAAGAGTCTGAAGTTTCTGCAATCGCTCGATCTTGGCAAAAATCAGATAGCCGAAATTAACAACTCTTCGTTCGAGGGTTTGGAGGAGCTGATGGGGCTGCGGTTGGTGGATAAtcagatttcggaaatttctcgCGACACCTTCTTCGCGCTATCGACGATCCACGTGCTTAACCTGGCGTCGAACCGTATCCGCCATATCGATCAGTCCGCGTTCAGCTCGAACCCGACGCTACGTGCCATCCGGCTGGACAATAATGAGCTAGAGGATGTGTCCGGCGTGTTTACGTCGCTGTCGTCGCTCGTTTACCTAAACATTTCGGACAACAATATCGGGTGGTTCGATTACTCGCACTACCCGCAGTCGCTCGAGTGGCTCGATATCCACAAGAACAACATTACCGAGCTCGGGAATCGGTACGATGTTGGCAATTGGTTCCTGCTTAAAATGCTCGACGTGTCGCACAACAAGCTGCGGCAGATTAATGCCAGCTCGTTCCCGCGAAACATCGAGACCATCCTGATGAATAACAATCAGATCGAAGAGATCGCACCGGAAACGTTCACCGGGAAGGAAAGCATCGTGAAGGTGGTGCTTTACGGGAATCGATTGCGGCGCATCGAGATGGCTGCACTGGCACTTACACCGTGGCCCGATACGCGGGTACTGCCTGAGTTTTATCTCGGTGATAATCTGATTCACTGCGACTGCACGATGGAGTGGTTGCAGCGTATCAACGAGCTTGCCTATCTGCGCCAGTATCCGCAGGTGAAGGATCTCGATTCGGTGCACTGTTCGATGGAGCACGGTAGGGGAGAGCAGAGGCGCCCGCTGATGacgatgcgtgcgagcgaatTCCTGTGCCGGTATGAGGGCCATTGTTTCGCTACCTGTCACTGCTGTGACTTTGATGCATGCGACTGCAAGATGACGTGTCCGGATCGGTGCCGGTGCTATCACGATACGGCTTGGGAGTCGAATATAGTTGATTGCGGTTCGGCCGGATTATCGCTCGTGCCGGCAAAGATACCGATGGACGCAACGGACATCTACCTCGATGGGAACAATCTGGGGGCGCTTGGCAGCCATGTGTTTATTGGGAAGAAGAAGCTAAAGTCGTTGTATTTGAATGGCAGTCGCATTGAGTCACTCAACAATAAAACTTTTGCTGGCATTCCCGCACTGGAGGTGCTGCATCTGGAGCAGAACGGGCTGGAACAGCTGAGTGGGGCCGAGTTTGAGCAGTTGCGCGAACTGAAGGAGCTGTACCTGCATCGGAATTCGTTGGCTACGGTCGGGAACCGATCGTTCTACTACCAGAAGTCGCTGGAAGTTCTAACGATTGCAGACAACAAGTTGACCGGGTTGAAGCCGTGGGAATTTTTCCCCTTGCCGAGTGGTGGATCGGAGGGTGCGTACCGATCCGTTTCGCTCGAGGGTAACGGGCTCGAATGTTCTTGCGAGCTGATGCCGAAACTGCTCGACTGGCTCGAGCGCATGTACCGGAGCAACGGTACAGCGGGTGGCTCGGAAGAGAATGCGGAATCTTCGGAGGTTGCCAGCTGGGGTGAGTTCCGTTGTTCGGGTGGGAAACCCCTCTCAGACGTGATGAAGGAATGTGAGGGACAACGGCCGGCCGTAGTCCCCGTTGCGACGGCGACCGTACAGCGCACGATCATCAACGACGACTTCATCGATTACCTGCCATTGTTGATCGCGGTGCTGGCTGGTTTGGTGCTTACGATCATGCTGGTCGCACTGGTGGTACTGTTCCGGCAGGACGTGTGCCTCTGGGCACACTCCCGGTACGGGGTGCGGCTCTGCAAGGACCCGCTCAGCGCACTCGAGCGCTGTGAGGATAGCGAGAAACTGTACGACGGTTATCTCGTGTATAGTGCGGCCGATGCCGACCTGGTCACTAGTCAAATCGGCCAGGAGCTCGAGCATCACGGGTACGGTATGTGCCTGCACTATCGGGATGTGCACGGTGGGGCCGGATTCCTCCTGGACACCATGCAATCGGCCGCGGATGCATCCCGCAAGATAGTGCTGTTTGTGAGTGTGAAGTTCCTGCAGCTGGAGTGGTCCCAGCCAGAGTTTCAGGCATCGTTACAGTCGGTGCTGGAACTGATACGCCCGTCAAGGCGTAAGCAGCGTCTCGTGCTGATCACGTCCGTGCCGTCGTCGATGTTGGCGATGGATCCGATCATGGACATCCTGGCACGCACCTGCACTGTGATCGCGTGGGATGATCGGCGGTTCTGGGACAAGCTGCGGTTCGCCATGCCCGATCTTGGGCGGGACGGTGCAGCGGTCAACAAAGCGTCCCATCGGAAGAACATCAACATCCGCTACACACCGGCCCCTACCAACAATTTGATGGTGGTGGGAGGGATTGGTGCATCTGCTCCAACGGCCACCTGGCCCAAACGTCTCAACTCGGAGGTTTcaatacagcagcagcagcagcagcagcagcaacagcagcaacattctCACCATCAGCAACCTTATCCGGTGCCTCATCCTCGGTCAATTGGAGGAGCACCACACAGTACTTACACGACGGAGGATGAGGAGCCCTCGACGGCTGGATCATCTCCACAGTACGAAGCGCCGACACATCCTGGAGGTGCTCCAGCCGGTGGGAtgtatcatcatcaccatcagcatccGGGTATTGTTCagtaccagcaacagcagcagcaacagcattcCGGTGGTAGTACACCACTTCCACAAACTATGCCACATCCacaacatcaccatcatcaccatcatccacATGGACAgtcgcatcaccatcatcatcaccatcatcatccatctGGTACAGGGACCGGACCACACGCATACCACAGTGGAGGCGCTGCCGGTAACTTCAGTAGCTCCAATACGCTTGGCCACGTGTACTCCACCATTCCGGAACCTCAGTACATGGtcgatcaacagcagcagcagcagtcgcagcagcagcaggttcgAACCGTGGGTCCCGGACCGGACGGCAGCAATCGGCCGTACTTTGTGTAA